The stretch of DNA CAGCAGATCAAGGACAATGAGGACCTCACCATGCTCATCATCCCTCGCAAGTTCGTGGAGGTGATGAACACCTGGCTGGTCATTAAGCAGCTCCCGCGCGTGGTTAGGCTATCGGCGAACAAGCGGTGCGTATTTTGGGTGTAGGTTCAGAACTTCGAGGGGCACATGATGCTTGGCCGGGGCTGGAACTACTTCTGCCGCCGTCACCGGATCGTCCCCGACGACCTTATCATTGTGCGCATCTCAAAACTCGGACTGAAGGTTCAGATCTACTTGAATTCAAGGGTCATCTACAGGAGGTATGTCTCCATGTGTGCCGAAAAAGCATCTATCATTATACGTTGTTTATCCAATCAAAAACTTCTTCGTTTAATGTTTATTCAATCAAAAACTTCTTCGTTTAGTTGGTAGAACCCACGCCAATATCATATTGACTCTCTCCAATAAGAATATTGACTCTCTCCAATAAGACAACCACGACTTCTTGGTCATGTGCTGATTTCGTTGTAGCAGGCATAACTGCGTTGGTGACATCGAGCATGCTATATAGTTAAGTTAAGTAAAATGTTAATGTTGAACTTTTATGATGTGTGACGAGACTTATGGGTACTTGTGCTAGGAACTTGTTCATATTTTGATCAGGAGCATCACCCTGGCGTGGTGCAGGGAAGGAGGATGCTCCTGCTGTTAATCTAGTTAAAGTAGTTTGCTGTCATTTGCTCAGCTCAAGCTTAACTCAAGAGGGCTAGTCGGCAGCGGACAGCCAGTCGGGGCCGGCAGCTCAGTGCTGTCCGGGCAGCTTCTCCTTGATCTTGTCCATGAGTCCCTTCTTCTCGCCGGCGCCAGCACCGGCCATTCCTGGGTGCCCTTGCTGCCCGTAATCTCCGCCGGTCCCAGTTCCCGCGGCCGTGTGCTGCCCGTAGGCCCCGCCAGCTCCGGTTCCCGCAGCCATGTGCTGCTGACTGTCTTTGTGGCCACCGGGGagcttctccttgatcttctccttcacgcccttcttcctcctcccgcccatGCCGTCATCCTCAGAAGACTGCAAACACGTACACACAACAGCGACGGAAATCAGCAGATGCACATGTGTCTGAAAGACTGAAACATACTACCAAAGAAAACGTTTTCTGAAATGGAAGTATGGAACACGCAGAGGTAGAAACCACACCGAGCTGGAGCTGGAGCTGCCGGAGCGGTGCAGTATCCCGCCGGTCTTGTGCTCCTCCCTGCCGTGCTGGAGCTGCCCGCCGGCGCCCGTGAACGCGCCGGCGGCGGAGCGTGCCACAGGGTTGCCGTGCCCGGCCACGGGGTCGCCGTGCTCGTCGACGGCGTGACCGTGCTGTCCCTGGTACTCCTCCATCTTTGTTACTACTACCGTTGTTGGACTTGCTGCTGTATCTATCCCCTGAACCGGTCC from Triticum dicoccoides isolate Atlit2015 ecotype Zavitan chromosome 6A, WEW_v2.0, whole genome shotgun sequence encodes:
- the LOC119318984 gene encoding dehydrin Rab15-like — encoded protein: MEEYQGQHGHAVDEHGDPVAGHGNPVARSAAGAFTGAGGQLQHGREEHKTGGILHRSGSSSSSSSSEDDGMGGRRKKGVKEKIKEKLPGGHKDSQQHMAAGTGAGGAYGQHTAAGTGTGGDYGQQGHPGMAGAGAGEKKGLMDKIKEKLPGQH